One window of Psychrobacillus sp. FSL H8-0483 genomic DNA carries:
- a CDS encoding SRPBCC family protein, with the protein MPVIKHQTYIDEPINKCFDLARNVAIHTQTTVKTNERAVAGVTTGLLNLGDSVTWEATHFGVRQRLTAKITEMVIPLKFTDVMIKGAFHSFTHTHEFVECNSGTVMKDTFEYKAPFAIIGRLADKLFLERYMRGFIISRANELKKIAEMDR; encoded by the coding sequence ATGCCGGTTATAAAACATCAAACGTATATAGATGAACCCATAAATAAGTGTTTTGACCTTGCAAGAAATGTAGCAATTCACACTCAAACTACTGTTAAAACAAACGAAAGAGCGGTTGCAGGTGTCACAACTGGACTGCTCAATTTAGGCGATAGCGTTACTTGGGAAGCAACTCATTTTGGGGTAAGACAGAGATTAACAGCTAAAATTACCGAAATGGTTATACCCTTAAAGTTTACAGATGTAATGATTAAAGGTGCCTTTCATTCCTTTACGCATACTCATGAATTTGTCGAATGTAACAGCGGAACGGTAATGAAGGATACGTTTGAGTATAAAGCTCCTTTTGCTATTATTGGAAGATTAGCAGATAAACTATTTTTAGAAAGATACATGAGAGGCTTTATTATTTCTAGAGCAAACGAGTTAAAAAAGATAGCAGAAATGGACAGATGA
- a CDS encoding low molecular weight protein-tyrosine-phosphatase: MINVLFVCLGNICRSPMAEAVFKHLVEKENLSNHVQVDSAATSSWHIGDPPHRGTVAKLNEYNISSNGLTGRQLQKDDFENFDYIIGMDENNVGDIRQMFGQPDHPKIIRFLNLTNHQKDVPDPYYTGDFQETYDLVSEGCQALLEKIKMEQVELSS; this comes from the coding sequence ATGATTAACGTATTATTCGTTTGTCTCGGAAATATTTGCCGTTCTCCTATGGCAGAAGCTGTGTTCAAACATTTAGTGGAGAAAGAGAACTTGAGCAACCATGTTCAAGTCGACTCTGCAGCAACTAGTTCATGGCATATTGGAGATCCACCGCACCGAGGTACTGTCGCGAAGCTGAACGAATACAACATTTCTTCAAATGGATTAACTGGACGTCAGTTACAGAAGGATGATTTTGAGAACTTTGATTATATAATTGGTATGGATGAAAATAATGTTGGTGATATCCGACAAATGTTCGGGCAGCCAGATCACCCAAAAATTATACGTTTTTTAAATTTAACCAATCATCAAAAAGACGTGCCGGATCCTTACTACACGGGAGATTTTCAGGAAACATATGACCTGGTGAGTGAAGGTTGCCAAGCCCTTTTAGAAAAAATAAAAATGGAACAGGTAGAGCTATCGAGTTGA